Within Paenibacillus albicereus, the genomic segment GGCTCGTGCTGTTCCGCACCTATCTGCGTCATGACGCCGTGCGGCTGAGCCATCATATTTACCAGCTCGTCGACAGCTGGATGGACCGAAAGGGGTGAGAGAGAAGGATGTCCTTCGCCGCTCAAACGAAAAAAGAGCTGACGCTCGTCGAGAACCAGGACGCCTGCTGCGAGCAGGCGGAGCTTTCCGCGCTCATCCGCATGAACGGCTCGGTGCATCTGTCCAGCCGCAAGGTCATCCTTGACATCTCCACCGAGAACGCGGCCATCGCCCGGAGAATCTACAGCCTCATCAAGAAGCTGTTCGACGTGCATACGGAGCTGCTCGTGCGCAAGAAGATGCGGCTCAAGAAGAACAACGTCTACATCGTGCGGATTCCGGCGCGGGTGCAGGAGATCCTCAAGGAGCTGAACATCGTCTCCGAGGGCTTCATGTTCAACCAGGGCATCGACAAGGACATGATCCGAAAGCCATGCTGCAAGCGGGCCTACATGCGCGGCGCGTTCCTCGCCGGCGGCTCGGTCAACAACCCGGAGGGCTCGTCCTATCATCTGGAGATCGCCTGCATGTACGAGGAGCACTGCTCCGCGCTCGTCTCGCTGGCCAACAAGTTCGGACTCAACGCCCGGTGCATCGAGCGCAAGAAGGGCTTCGTCTTCTACATCAAGGAAGGCGAGAAGATCATCGAGCTGCTCAACATCATCGGCGCGCACCAAGCGCTGTTCAAGTTCGAGGATGTCCGGATCATGCGCGACATGCGCAACTCGGTCAACCGGATCGTCAACTGCGAGACGGCCAATCTCAACAAGACGATCGGCGCCGCGGTGCGGCAGATCGACAACATCCGGCTGTTGCAAAAGGAGATCGGACTCGAAAACCTGCCGGAGAAGCTGCGGGAGGTGGCGGAGATCCGGCTGCAGCATCCCGACATGAACCTCAAGGAAGTCGGTGAGATGCTCAAGGGCTCCGTCAGCAAGTCCGGGGTCAACCACCGCCTCCGCAAGATCGACGAGCTGGCCGAAAAAATCCGGGGAACCTGAACTTTCATGTTGCGCCGGCCGATGGTATAATGAAAGCAATTGTCACGCAAGGTAAGGTCCGTTCCACCCGGCGGCCCTTTGCACGAGCATGCCTCACGTTCGCCTTCCGGCGGCCATGCAGCAATGAATTAGGATTAGGGGGTACAGAGTTCATGACAAGACAACCCGTAGTCGTGAGACTGAAGACGGGTCTTCACGCAAGACCGGCCGCGCTCTTCGTCCAGGAAGCGAATAAATTCTCCTCCGAGATTTTTGTCGAGAAGGACGAGAAAAAAGTAAACGCCAAGTCCATCATGGGCATCATGAGCCTGGCCATCAGTTCCGGCACTGAAGTTCACATCAGTGCAGAAGGTTCGGACGCCGAGCAGGCTGTAAACGCTTTAGTATCGCTCGTCAGCAAGGAAGAGCTGGAGAACCAGTAGGCCTCGGCCTGCCGTTCCCCGAGCTATTTTCGCTGCGGCTCCCGAGGCTCCCATTCCGGGGGCTTTTTTTGCGTCGCGATCGACCTTGGGAGTGGCTCCGGTTTGCTTGCGGCTTGCATTGGGAATCCTAACCGGAACGTGCAACATTTTCTCTGGAGCAAGCGTTTCAAAGGACAAACCGAAACGGGAGGCGAAAGGATATGGGGAACAAACAAAGCATCGGCAAGCTGGCGGGCCAAGGCAAGGTGCTGCTGCTGGCGGTTGGCCTGACGGCAGGCTCGCTGCTGGCGCTGAACGGAGCCGGCGTGCTGAACTCGGGATCGAAGCCCGTCTATGCGGCGGAGCAAGGAGCGGCAATGGAGAATACGATCGCAGTGCAGGGCATAGGCAAGCTGTCGGTGGCGCCGGACATCGCGTATGTGACGGCAGGCGTGAACGTGACGGCGAAGACGGCGAAGGAAGCGCAGGCCGGAGCGGCCAAGCGGTATGACGCCGTCATCAAGATGCTCAAAGGGACTTACGGCCTGGCCGACAAGGATTTGAAGACGACGTCCTACTACGTGCAGCCGCAGTACAAGTATACGGAGAAGGAAGGCCAGGTGCTGACCGGCTACACGGCTACGCATGAGCTGAGCGTCTCCTGGCGCAGCATCGCCAAGACCGGGGAGCTGCTGGACAGCCTCGGCAACGCCGGGGCGAACCAGATCAGCGGTGTTTCCTTCGGCACGGAAAAGACCGACGCGTATACGAACGACGCGCTCAAGAAGGCGCTGGACAACGCGCGCGCGAAGGCGGAGTCGCTTGCCGCCGCGGCCGGCCGCTCGCTCGGTCCGGTCGTGAACATCACGGAGAACGGCGCGCAGGCGGTGCCGGTATTCCGCGAAATGGTGCAAATGAAAGCGACGGCGGACTCCGCCGCCTCGACCTCCGTCGAGCCGGGCCAGGTGGACGTGCAGGGCCAGCTGACGGTCGTGTACCAGCTGAAGTAAAGCTTCTCGGCGCTGCCGAGCGGCCTGGCGCCGCGCATGTCCGTGCGCGCGTCCGGGCCGCCGGGAAAGCGCCGAACGGCAATGCAAAGAGCCGCCTCTTCCCATGGGAAGAGGCGGCTCTTTTTGCCGATCGCGGCCTGGCTTACAGCTTCTCGATGACCTTGTCGACGAGACCGTACTCGCGTGCGGCTTCCGCGCTCATGAAGTAGTCGCGGTCGGTGTCCTTCTCGATGCGCTCCAGCGGCTGGCCGGAACGCTCGGCGAGGATATGGTTGAGCTTGTCGCGCATCTGGAGGATGCGGCGCGCGCGGATCTCGATGTCGCTGGCCTGGCCTTCGGCGCCGCCGAGCGGCTGATGGATCATGACCTCGCTGTTCGGCAGCGCGTAGCGCTTGCCCTTGGCGCCGGCCGTCAGCAGGAAGGCGCCCATCGAGGCGGCCATGCCGACGCAGATCGTCGAGACGTCAGGCTTGATGAACTGCATCGTGTCGTAAATCGCCATGCCGGAGGTGATGGAGCCGCCGGGGCTGTTGATGTAGATGGAAATGTCCTTCTCCGGGTCGTCGGCCGCGAGGAACAGCAGCTGGGCGATGACGGAGTTGGCGACCATGTCGTTGATGCCGGTACCGAGGAAGATGATGCGGTCCTTGAGCAGCCTCGAGTAGATGTCATAGGCGCGTTCGCCGCGATTGCTCTGCTCGATGACCATTGGCACGTAATTCATGTTCATGTGCAAGTCCCTCCTTATATCCTCATTAAGTAAGTTCGATGCAGATGCTGCTTTTTCATTCTACGATGATCGGTTTCTAAAGTCAAATTTGGTCAAAGAGGCCGGAGGCGAGTGCGGAGAGCCGGTTCAGTAGCCCATTTTAACCGGCTTGGCCGCCTCTTAAACGAGAATTGAAAACAAAAAAAGATCGCATCCTGGAAGGACGCGATCCCTTGTATCGGCAAAACAGCAGTTGAATGATTGGCGCGCCCGCTAGGAATCGAACCTAGATCTCAGGCTCCGGAGGCCTACGTCATATCCATTGGACCACGGGCGCATGTATGGCTGAAAAGCGTAACGTCTAAGATTGTATAACAGGCTGCCAGAAAAAGCAACACTATCCTGTCCAAGTCTCAAATGATTCGCTCTTCACGCCTGTACAGGAAAACATTTGGTCCGAAAGACCGTGTCGGCAACCGTTTTCAACGGGTAAAGGTCCCTTGCGGGGCTTTGGAAGAAGGAGTACAATGAGTATGTGGGACGTTTATTGAATAGCTGGGACGTTAATTGTCCCGGACGGATAGCTAACGAGTGGAGTTGGAGCGCTCATGCGCAGCCTTATTGATTTGCAGCGCCAGCTGGTGCCCGATCTGCTGGAGACGGTCCGGCTCCGCTATGCGATTCTCCATCAGGTGCTGGTGGCCGACATGATCGGCCGCCGCTCGCTCGCTTCGGCGCTCGGCATGACGGAGCGGGTGCTTCGGGCGGAGACTGACTTCCTCAAGGAGCAGGGCTTCCTGGAGATCAACGCCGCCGGGATGCGCGTCAGCCAGAGCGGCCGGCGGCTGCTGGAGGAGATGGAGCCGGTGCTGAGCGGGCTGCTCGGCCTGTCCAACCTGGAGGAGCAGCTGCGGGCGCGCTTCGGCCTGAGCAAGGTCGTCATCGTGCCGGGCGACTCCGACCTCTCCGCCAGCACCAAGCGGGAGCTCGGCCGCGCCGGCGCCTCGGCCTTGCTGGGGCAGCTGCGGGAGGGCGACGTCATCGCCGTCACCGGCGGCTCGACGCTGGCTCAGGTGGCGGGCCATCTGACCTCGCCCGTCCCGCATCCGAGCAATCTGTTCGTGCCGGCCCGGGGCGGACTGGGGGAGAGCCTGGAGTACCAGGCGAGCACGATCGTCTCGGCGATGGCCAAGCGCACCGGCGCGCAGTACCGGATGCTGCACGTGCCGGACCATCTGAGCGAGGAGGCCTACACGAGCCTCATGCACGAGCCCGGCGTCAAGGAGATCGTCGGCGTCATCCGCAGCGCGCGCATCGTCATCCACGGCATCGGCGACGCGATGACGATGGCGCGGCGCCGGCAGGCCGAGGCGGGCGTCGTCGAGGAGCTCCGCCAGGAGGGCGCGCTCGCCGAGGCCTGGGGCTACTACTTCGACCGGGCCGGCTCCGTCGTGCACAAGATGCCGACGGCCGGCATCCGGCTCGAGGACATCATGACGACCGAGGTCGTCATCGCCGTCGCCGGCGGCAAGTCCAAGGCGGAGGCGATCGCGGCGGTGCTGCGCTTCGGCCACGAGGACGTGCTCGTGACCGACGAGGCGGCCGCGCTCGAGATCGCCGCGATGGCGGATTAGGACCGCGGCCCGCGATCAGGGCCGCCCAGACAAGCGGCATTACGGCGAAGCGGGCTCTGCGCCTGACAGGGGCAGGGCCGAGCGCTTCGCGTTGATAGGATCATGCAGAACCATCACCTAATTTCAGGAGGTTTTCAACCATGGTAAAAGTTGGTATTAACGGATTCGGACGTATCGGACGCAACGTATTCCGCGCAGCTCTGAACAGCAGCGAAGTTCAAATCGTCGCCGTCAACGACCTGACCGACACGAAAACGCTGGCTCACCTGCTTAAATATGACACGACGCACGGCGTTCTGGACGCGACCGTCGAAGCCAAAGAAGGCGCGCTGATCGTCAACGGCCGCGAGATCAAAGTCTTTGCCGAGCGCAACCCGGAAAACCTGCCTTGGTCCTCCGTCGGCGCTGAGATCGTCGTCGAGTCCACGGGCATCTTCACGGCGAAGGAAAAAGCCGAGCTTCACCTCAAAGGCGGAGCGAAGAAAGTCATCATCTCCGCTCCGGCGACGAACGAAGACATCACGATCGTCATGGGCGTCAACGAAGAGAAATACGACGCGGCTTCCCACACGGTCATCTCCAACGCTTCCTGCACGACGAACTGCCTGGCGCCGTTCGCCAAAGTCCTCAACGACAAGTTCGGCATCGTCAAAGGCATGATGACGACGGTCCACTCCTACACGAACGACCAGTCCGTGCTGGACGTGCCGCACAAGGACCTGCGCCGCGCCCGCGCTGCCGCAGAGAACATCATTCCTTCCTCGACGGGCGCTGCCAAAGCCGTCTCCCTCGTTCTGCCTGAGCTGAAAGGCAAGCTGAACGGCATGGCGATGCGCGTGCCGACGAAAAACGTTTCCGTAACGGACCTCGTCGCGGAAGTCAAAGGCAACGTCACGGTCGAAGAAGTCAACGCAGCCCTGAAAGAAGCGGCTGAAGGCCCGCTGAAAGGCATCCTGTACTTCTCCGAAGAGCCGCTCGTATCGAGCGACTACAACGGCAACCCGGCTTCCTCCACGATCGATGGCCTGTCCACGATGGTCGTCGAAGGCAACATGGTCAAAGTCGTCTCCTGGTACGACAACGAGTGGGGCTACTCCAACCGCGTCATCGACCTGGCGGCTTACATCGCCTCCAAAGGCCTGTAAGAAGCGGCGCTTAACTGCATAGACAGCGGTAAGGTTAAAGAGGAGAGGCGAGCGTTTCGTTCTCCTCTTTAACGATGTTTAACCCATAGAAACCATATATCGGGAGGGCGAGCAGCTGTGAGCAAAAAAAGTGTTCGTGATGTGGAAGTAGCAGGAAAGCGCGTCTTCGTGCGCGTCGATTTCAACGTGCCGATGGAAGACGGAGCGATCACCGACGATACGCGGATCCGCGAGACGCTGCCGACGGTCAAGCATCTGATCGAGGGCGGCGCGCGCGTCATCCTGGCGGCCCACTTCGGCCGTCCGGGCGGCGAAGTCAAGGAAGAGCTGCGTCTGACTCCGGTCGCGGCCCGTCTGTCCGAGCTGCTCGGCAAGCCGGTCGCCAAGGCGGACGACACGGCCGGACCGGACGCGCAGGCGAAAGCCGCCGCGCTGCAGGACGGCGACGTGCTGCTCCTGGAGAATACGCGCTTCAACGCCGGCGAGGAAAGCAACGATCCGGAGTTCGCCAAGCAGCTGGCCTCCCTGGCCGACCTGTACGTCAACGACGCGTTCGGCGCCGCTCACCGCGCGCATGCTTCCACGGAAGGCATCGCTCATCTGCTCCCGGCCGTATCCGGCCTGCTGATGGAGAAGGAGCTGGACGTGCTCGGCAAGGCGCTGAACAACCCGGAGCGCCCGTTCACCGCGATCGTCGGCGGCTCCAAGGTGAAGGACAAGATCGACGTCATCAACAAGATGATCGAGATCGCGGACAACATCATCATCGGCGGCGGCCTGAGCTACACGTTCTTCAAGGCTCAAGGCCATGAGATCGGCCAGTCGCTCGTCGACAACTCCAAGCTGGACCTGGCGCTCGAGTTCATCGAGAAGGCCAAGAAGCTCGGCAAGAACTTCCTGCTGCCGGTCGACATCGTCGTCACCGACGAGTTCAGCAAGGATGCCAACACGAACATCGTCGGCGTCGACGGCATCCCGTCCGACTGGGAAGGCATCGATATCGGGCCGAAGACGCGCGAGCTGTACGCGAGCGTCATCCGGGATTCCAAGCTGGTCGTCTGGAACGGACCGATGGGCGTGTTCGAGATCGAGCCGTTCTCCCACGGCACCCGCGCCGTCGCCCAGGCTTGCGCCGATACGGCGGGCTACACGGTCATCGGCGGCGGCGATTCCGCTGCGGCGGCCGAGAAGTTCGGCCTGGCCGACAAGATGGACCACATCTCCACCGGCGGCGGAGCATCCCTCGAATTCATGGAAGGCAAAGCCCTCCCGGGCGTTGTCGCCCTCAACGACAAGTAGAGAGGAGAATGACCTATGGCTAGAACCCCGATCATCGCAGGCAACTGGAAAATGTTCAAGACCGTCTCCGAGGCGGTCTCCTTCTTCAACGAAGCGAAAGGCGGCGCTGAGGTCGAAGGCGTCGAGAGCGTCATCTGCGCTCCGTTCACGACCCTCCCGGCCCTCGTGGAAGCGGCCAAAGGGACCAAGATCGCCATCGGCGCGCAGAACCTGCACTTCGAGGACAACGGCGCGTATACGGGCGAAGTCTCCGGCGTCATGCTGGCCGATCTCGGCGTGAAGTACGTCATCGTCGGCCACTCCGAGCGCCGCGCGTACTTCGGCGAGACGGACGAGATCGTCAACAAGAAGGTCGCGGCGGCGTTCAAGCACGGCCTGACTCCGATCCTGTGCGTCGGCGAGAAGCTGGAAGAGCGCGAAGCCGGCGAGACCAAAAACGTCTGCAAGGTGCAGACGGAGGGCGGCCTGAAAGGCCTGACGGCGGAGCAGGCGGCCGAGACCGTCATCGCTTACGAGCCGATCTGGGCGATCGGCACGGGCAAGTCGTCCACGGCCGAGGATGCCGAGGACGTCATCGCCTACATCCGCGAGGTCGTCGCCGGCCTGTACGATCAGGCGACGGCGGACGCGGTCCGCATCCAGTACGGCGGCAGCGTGAAGCCGGCCAACGTCAAGGAATACCTGGGCCAGGCGAACATCGACGGCGCGCTCGTCGGCGGAGCCAGCCTGGAGCCGGCTTCCTACATTGCCCTCGTCGAGGGGGCGAAGTAAGATGGCTCCAAAACCGGTCGCGCTCATCATCATGGACGGATTCGGCCTTCGCAGCGACATCGTCGGCAATGCCGTCGCGCAGGCGAACAAGCCGAACTATGACCGCTTCCTGGCGGAATATCCGAACACGACGCTGACCGCTTGCGGCGAGGCGGTCGGCCTGCCGGAGGGCCAGATGGGCAACTCCGAGGTCGGCCACTTGAACATCGGCGCCGGCCGCATCGTCTACCAGGATCTGACCCGCATCACCAAGTCGATCCGCGACGGCGAGTTCTACGACAACGACACGCTGATCGGCGCCGTGCGCCATGCCAAGCTGAACAGCAAGAAGCTGCATCTGTACGGCCTCGTCAGCGACGGCGGGGTGCACAGCCACATCGCGCATCTGTTCGCGCTGCTGGAGCTGGCCAAGAAGGAAGGGCTGGAGCAGGTGTACATCCATGCCTTCCTCGACGGCCGCGATGTGGCCCCGGACAGCGCGGTCGGCTATCTGACGCAGCTTCAGGCCAAGATCGAGGAGCTCGGCATCGGCCGCATCGCGACCGTGCAGGGCCGCTACTACGCGATGGACCGCGACAAGCGCTGGGAGCGCGTCGAGAAGTCCTACCGCGCGATGGTGTACGGAGACGGACCTCGCTACGTCGATCCGATCCAGGCCGTGCGCGAGTCGTACGAGAAGTCCGTCTTCGACGAGTTCGTCATGCCGACGGTCATCACCGGCGGAGACGGCCTGCCGGTGGCGCTGGTCGAGTCCGAGGACGCGGTCGTGTTCTTCAACTTCCGTCCGGACCGGGCCATCCAGCTGTCGCAGGTGTTCACCAACGAAGACTTCCGCGGCTTCGACCGCGGGGACAACGCTCCGTCCAACCTGTACTTCGTCTGCCTGACGCTGTTCAGCGAGACGGTCGGCGGCTTCGTCGCCTACAAGCCCAAAAACCTCGACAACACGTTCGGCGAGGTGCTCGTCCAGAACGGCAAGACGCAGCTGCGCATCGCCGAGACGGAAAAGTATCCGCATGTGACGTTCTTCTTCAGCGGCGGCCGCGACCAGGAGCTGCCGGGCGAGACGCGCGTGCTCATCAACTCGCCTAAGGTCGCCACCTACGACCTCAAGCCGGAGATGAGCGCCTACGAGGTGGCCGACGCCGCCGTGCGCGAGATCAACTCGGACAAGCATGACGCGATCATCCTGAACTTCGCCAACCCCGACATGGTCGGCCACTCCGGCATGCTGGAGCCGACGATCAAGGCGGTCGAGGCGACGGA encodes:
- the clpP gene encoding ATP-dependent Clp endopeptidase proteolytic subunit ClpP produces the protein MNYVPMVIEQSNRGERAYDIYSRLLKDRIIFLGTGINDMVANSVIAQLLFLAADDPEKDISIYINSPGGSITSGMAIYDTMQFIKPDVSTICVGMAASMGAFLLTAGAKGKRYALPNSEVMIHQPLGGAEGQASDIEIRARRILQMRDKLNHILAERSGQPLERIEKDTDRDYFMSAEAAREYGLVDKVIEKL
- the whiA gene encoding DNA-binding protein WhiA → MSFAAQTKKELTLVENQDACCEQAELSALIRMNGSVHLSSRKVILDISTENAAIARRIYSLIKKLFDVHTELLVRKKMRLKKNNVYIVRIPARVQEILKELNIVSEGFMFNQGIDKDMIRKPCCKRAYMRGAFLAGGSVNNPEGSSYHLEIACMYEEHCSALVSLANKFGLNARCIERKKGFVFYIKEGEKIIELLNIIGAHQALFKFEDVRIMRDMRNSVNRIVNCETANLNKTIGAAVRQIDNIRLLQKEIGLENLPEKLREVAEIRLQHPDMNLKEVGEMLKGSVSKSGVNHRLRKIDELAEKIRGT
- the tpiA gene encoding triose-phosphate isomerase — translated: MARTPIIAGNWKMFKTVSEAVSFFNEAKGGAEVEGVESVICAPFTTLPALVEAAKGTKIAIGAQNLHFEDNGAYTGEVSGVMLADLGVKYVIVGHSERRAYFGETDEIVNKKVAAAFKHGLTPILCVGEKLEEREAGETKNVCKVQTEGGLKGLTAEQAAETVIAYEPIWAIGTGKSSTAEDAEDVIAYIREVVAGLYDQATADAVRIQYGGSVKPANVKEYLGQANIDGALVGGASLEPASYIALVEGAK
- a CDS encoding sugar-binding transcriptional regulator produces the protein MRSLIDLQRQLVPDLLETVRLRYAILHQVLVADMIGRRSLASALGMTERVLRAETDFLKEQGFLEINAAGMRVSQSGRRLLEEMEPVLSGLLGLSNLEEQLRARFGLSKVVIVPGDSDLSASTKRELGRAGASALLGQLREGDVIAVTGGSTLAQVAGHLTSPVPHPSNLFVPARGGLGESLEYQASTIVSAMAKRTGAQYRMLHVPDHLSEEAYTSLMHEPGVKEIVGVIRSARIVIHGIGDAMTMARRRQAEAGVVEELRQEGALAEAWGYYFDRAGSVVHKMPTAGIRLEDIMTTEVVIAVAGGKSKAEAIAAVLRFGHEDVLVTDEAAALEIAAMAD
- a CDS encoding SIMPL domain-containing protein, giving the protein MGNKQSIGKLAGQGKVLLLAVGLTAGSLLALNGAGVLNSGSKPVYAAEQGAAMENTIAVQGIGKLSVAPDIAYVTAGVNVTAKTAKEAQAGAAKRYDAVIKMLKGTYGLADKDLKTTSYYVQPQYKYTEKEGQVLTGYTATHELSVSWRSIAKTGELLDSLGNAGANQISGVSFGTEKTDAYTNDALKKALDNARAKAESLAAAAGRSLGPVVNITENGAQAVPVFREMVQMKATADSAASTSVEPGQVDVQGQLTVVYQLK
- the gpmI gene encoding 2,3-bisphosphoglycerate-independent phosphoglycerate mutase codes for the protein MAPKPVALIIMDGFGLRSDIVGNAVAQANKPNYDRFLAEYPNTTLTACGEAVGLPEGQMGNSEVGHLNIGAGRIVYQDLTRITKSIRDGEFYDNDTLIGAVRHAKLNSKKLHLYGLVSDGGVHSHIAHLFALLELAKKEGLEQVYIHAFLDGRDVAPDSAVGYLTQLQAKIEELGIGRIATVQGRYYAMDRDKRWERVEKSYRAMVYGDGPRYVDPIQAVRESYEKSVFDEFVMPTVITGGDGLPVALVESEDAVVFFNFRPDRAIQLSQVFTNEDFRGFDRGDNAPSNLYFVCLTLFSETVGGFVAYKPKNLDNTFGEVLVQNGKTQLRIAETEKYPHVTFFFSGGRDQELPGETRVLINSPKVATYDLKPEMSAYEVADAAVREINSDKHDAIILNFANPDMVGHSGMLEPTIKAVEATDECMGRVVDAVLAKGGVVLITADHGNADMVIGPDGRPFTAHTTNPVPLIVTQKGAQLREGGILADIAPTLLDLLELPKPAEMTGLSLIRKG
- a CDS encoding phosphoglycerate kinase gives rise to the protein MSKKSVRDVEVAGKRVFVRVDFNVPMEDGAITDDTRIRETLPTVKHLIEGGARVILAAHFGRPGGEVKEELRLTPVAARLSELLGKPVAKADDTAGPDAQAKAAALQDGDVLLLENTRFNAGEESNDPEFAKQLASLADLYVNDAFGAAHRAHASTEGIAHLLPAVSGLLMEKELDVLGKALNNPERPFTAIVGGSKVKDKIDVINKMIEIADNIIIGGGLSYTFFKAQGHEIGQSLVDNSKLDLALEFIEKAKKLGKNFLLPVDIVVTDEFSKDANTNIVGVDGIPSDWEGIDIGPKTRELYASVIRDSKLVVWNGPMGVFEIEPFSHGTRAVAQACADTAGYTVIGGGDSAAAAEKFGLADKMDHISTGGGASLEFMEGKALPGVVALNDK
- the gap gene encoding type I glyceraldehyde-3-phosphate dehydrogenase, which gives rise to MVKVGINGFGRIGRNVFRAALNSSEVQIVAVNDLTDTKTLAHLLKYDTTHGVLDATVEAKEGALIVNGREIKVFAERNPENLPWSSVGAEIVVESTGIFTAKEKAELHLKGGAKKVIISAPATNEDITIVMGVNEEKYDAASHTVISNASCTTNCLAPFAKVLNDKFGIVKGMMTTVHSYTNDQSVLDVPHKDLRRARAAAENIIPSSTGAAKAVSLVLPELKGKLNGMAMRVPTKNVSVTDLVAEVKGNVTVEEVNAALKEAAEGPLKGILYFSEEPLVSSDYNGNPASSTIDGLSTMVVEGNMVKVVSWYDNEWGYSNRVIDLAAYIASKGL
- a CDS encoding HPr family phosphocarrier protein, with product MTRQPVVVRLKTGLHARPAALFVQEANKFSSEIFVEKDEKKVNAKSIMGIMSLAISSGTEVHISAEGSDAEQAVNALVSLVSKEELENQ